The genomic region AAGAAAGAGGTCATGACTCTCGCCGTAGAATTAAACCAAACATCGAAATAAGATGGGGAATCAAGAATCACTTGGTAACAACAAACAAGTTTGGTGCTAGCCGAGGCTTCTGCCTCTATTCAGTAAAAGACCATTTCTTCCATTCGAGCCCACACtcgaaattttcaattctttgCGTTTTGATACGTTTCTTTGCCTGCCATGACCGTGGAGTGTTGTCATTTGTACGCCTATAATTGCACCGTTTGGGTTACAAGCATTTCGCCATCAGGCCCGTTTTCATTcccctttccttttttcttcttaaccGGCGAAATTTGGAGTAATTTCCATTCTTTACattattatgattaacaaaacaatttaataGAGAATGTGAGGTGTAATATTTTAAACCCATGCTATATAGAGTAATTGATTAAAACACCATGTTCCTACTCTGCGAAGGAGTCCATCGttttaaagcaaaattaaAACTCAATGTTTTCCACAGCAAAACCCAGGCCATAATCACTCCATAAAACGTCCCAAATAGCAAAGACCATGCAAGGCAGCCAATAGCCATTAACCCATCTTGGCTGCCAACTGTTTGTAGAGGATTTCTTTTCCGGAGGCATACTTGaaagattgaaatttttaacattaatGGAAAAACTCAGTTGATATGCAAAACAAAACTTCCAAGGTCTCAAATTCATAATATTTCTACGGATTCCAGCAACAAAACATAACACAAAATTTGAACATTCTGAGTAAAAAACTGATTTACTATTAATCCCAACAACTACTTTCACTCCGTACATAACActaatagaaagtaaatatcaTCTCAAAAGATCCTGTTTGAAGGGCCCATGGTACTCTTCAGGTAGAGGCACCTCACCTGCAATCAACACAAATTCAATCATAttattcaacaaaaaaaaagtcaaaaaatccAGGACATATACTAtaagaaatgaattaattatgTGGAAGGATTAACTAAGCAGTCCAAATGaacaaaagcaaagaaaactAACATTTTGCCAGTTTTTCTTCAACAATGAAACAAGGAAATTGACACTCATTTGCACATTTTGGAAGATCTGCTTCTCCTCCATAGCTACATTCCCAACAGCAACTCCCATGCAAAGAACCTTCTTCAGTTGGAACTTCACCATTGCCTTGGTCTCATTCACCTTGGACTCTAGGGATTCCTGGTGAGTAACAAGGGTTGGGAATTTCCCTGCATTTGTACACGCATTCAACCATGTAAGATCACAACCCAAAAATCACAACTGCCAAATGCAAAATGCATAAGCTTAAGTCTCCCTGCGAATGCCTTAGCAAGTAGGCCATAAAAATTGctaaaatcaaattgcaaTACCAATGCTCCAACATTAAACTTGCCTGCTTTGTTGAGACCAGGACCCAAGAGACGAGGGATCTGCTTGATGATAGCTTCAGATGCCAAAAAGGCCTGATACTTCTTGGCAAGCTTCTTGACCAACTTCTTGTTCTTGTTAAGCTTCTTCAGTGCTTCAACATCCATATAATCCAAGCCTATCTTCTCTGCCTGCGGacaaattaaaccattttagaaatgaaaaacctcatttcacaatttaccaattaaatattaaaagtaCATTTCACATAACGCAAACCCTATGCATAAGTTCAGATACATAGTATTGTTCCAAGCAATATAAGAAAACAAAGTTTGACATAATAAAGTGGCAACATTACCTCTTCAACATGTTGAGCATCTCCAAGCATGCAGATCTTCATCTTAGGGCGAGGAATGTGTGGCAGCTTCACAGATCCACTGAAACGCTTGTCCTTTTGGGGATCATAGTTTTTCAGCCCAATCTGGAGTTCAATGGTCTCAGTGAACTTACGGTTTTTTTCCTTGGACTGAGCCACAATGGTGGAAATAGCTTCTCTAAGGGCATCACTCTGAAGCTTACTGTAAATAAGAAATGTAATATCTttcaataaagaaaacaacaaacaaGTAAACAATAAACAACCACATGGTTCATAAATAGAATCATGAAGGATTTATCTAGGCATCATAAACATTTCACAATCATAAAATGAACACCCAAAAATAATGCATAGTTCCAATCAATGCTTTAGACTTTCCTATTTCAATCCAGAAACGGCAAACAACTCCCCCACCAACTAATGATAGTTCAAGTTCACATATTCAAAAAACCTTCAAATTTTCcaacacaaaaagaaaaaaccctaATAAAAACTATCAATCCACTTAAGGACATCAAGACACCAATCCCATACTAATAAATCACAAAACCAGCCTAATCAATGAGCTGAAAAAAGAATATCGAATAAGAGCAAAAACTAATTACACCTAACAAAAAAGCCATTTCCCATTTCACAGATGAAAAGCACCCAACAGATTATCCTACAACAATGACTAAATGACCCAAAGGAGCCAAATTCTTATAACTCAAGTCCAGTAAATCAACAGCAAGATTAAACGCCTCagatacaaataaaaaagaggaaCTTATCAGAACCTGATATATAAAGTTGGGTCATTTAAATTCAGCATACATTCCACAAACCCAAAAgataaaattcaaacaaaCAATTAAAACGAATGAAGAATTAAAATTACCTCATCCCTGAATCTCTGTTATTTCCACGAATAAAACTATAATATTTACCTGTAAAACAAAGTTTTCAAATCAtcagaaaattaaaagaattgaaGCATTATAGTTAGATCTGAGAAGAAATGAGAAGTACGGTAAAGGAGGGTTTAACGAGAAGGATAGAGACTGTATGTTACCAGAGATGTGAGAAACCCTAGCCGCAGCCTTGATTTTTGAGGCTGTGGAGAGATATATAGGAAATCAGCAAATGTGTTAAAACCCTAGCTAGCTATTGTAATAAACTGATATTGGGCCACGGGTAAGGTCTAGCCCAAATTCTTTCGGGATGAGACTTGGTTTTGTTTAGATTAGGCCGAGCCCAAATTAATACTAGACCGGTTCTATTTTTGTTATGACCAAGCACATTCCTTATTTTGATACAGTAGTttagttctttttttatttcaaatacgttttggctaattattttcaattaagtaTATAAAATTGAGGTGACTTGATGctaatattaagaaaaaagagattATTTGGtaggaaattaaaatatatataattcctttttcactttaatttaaaataatttcctttcCATATAGAACATAAAGGAAGTATTTAGTGAGTAGTAAATTTTGCCATCACTTCAAATCTCCTTCCCCTTTGTCTTCTCCCCTTGTTACaaatgaaaagcaaaaaaagtGAGAACCCTTTTAGATCTAAAAGAAGATCCATCAAAAAGAAATAGTACAgtgattaaatattttatgttttaaaaagcTAGAAATTCATTCacatttcaagagaaaagcaAAGAAACGTTCTGGTCTATGAACAAAAAACCTGTAAAAACAACCCCTCCAAACcccaaaaaccaaaatatacATCATCCTCTACTCaacaagagaagaaaaaaacctCCCACCTTCTCATCCAAAGGAGCAAATCACAAAAGCACCAAACACCCCTATACAATCCAACAATCACAACCCTAGcacaaaagatgaaaaaaacaaCGAGCATAAGGTCCCCCCACTAGCACGATATCAACAGGCCAAACCATCCCACAGTAAAAACCTCATCAATggataaacaaaaaagaaaactaccTTGTGAacataacaaaaacaaaaggaagtaGAACCATGaggaaaacataaaaaaagatCAACTAACTAACCTCTTGAGAGATCATGCCATCATCACCATCCTCAGCAAAAACCCATAAGAACTCATCCTTTCTCTCGACGCCCGCCTTAGTAAGAGAATCGACGACCCCATTCACAACTCTCAGAGTTTTCAGAAAGTTGCAACTCTTTAGTTGGGTTTTGAAAAATTCCAAAAGCATTATGGTGGTTCTGAGTTTCTAGGGAGCTATTGATGGCTCCCTAGCCCATTTTACTGCATTTTTCGAGTCACTCTCCACAATTACACAATCAACATTGGCCCACCTAGATGTCGCCACCATTTGAAGGGTCTTTTTGATCGCCAAGATCTTAGCTGTATTCTCATTGGTAACCCCAATAGATAAGGAAAACTAAACTAACGATTTACCTCCCTCATCCTTTAGAATACCTCCCTTACTTGGATTTCCTCACGAAGCCCCatcaacattaaatttaaCCATGCCTTTTGGGGCAGGCTGCTAAATGCCAAATCCCATCAAGTTTAactgtttttattttcctagGTTGAAGCCCTATACTTGGCTTTCTTGAAAGCTCTGAGACTGAAATATTCATGTTTTGCCACTTCAAGTTAGCCCACCATGCCACTCGGAGTTTAATTATGTCATACACTTGTTTACAATCCCAGAGTTTACCATTGAAGAGGATGTCGCTCCTAGCTAGCCAAATGGACCAAAAGATGGCGAAAAAAGCCATCCTCCTTATATCCCTATTCTCCACACACTTTGCTAACCCATTTCAGCTATGTAAAACAACTATAGGATCTTTATGATTCACCCATTTCAATCTCCAATTTTCAGGCCACCATCTCGCCAATGCCACTGAACTCCAACCCACTCACCAAATTGATCAATAGTACCTTTCTTTTTTACCGCGAGAGCATAAACTCTTGAAAATTCATCTTTCAATTTGAGCCCATCAACCCATTGTTCGTtccaaaaatcaattcttttgCCATTGCCAATAAGGAAACCCATgccctcctccaccacctagGCTACGACATCTCCTATCTCTAGAGGTTTCATAATGTTCTTCCAAACCCCCAAAACCATCCTTTGATTTCTTGCCTTAGGTAAAAAAAGTCCCCGTTCCCTCTAATTTTCTTTGCAATAATTCTCCTTTATAGGCTGTTTGACTCATTGTTGAATCGTCCTATCCATTTGTTGAGCAAAGCATGGTTTTTTAAACATATATCAATAACCCCCAAGCCTTCCATATCTTTGTATAAGCGAATGGAATCCCAATCAACCCAGtgtattttccttttatcgTCCATATCGCTCCATAGGAAcctttgttgaattttatctAACTTTTCCTTAACAGTGATAGGAATTTGGAAGAAAGACATAAAAAAGATCGAAAGACTCTTAAGCACAAACTTAAGAAGTGCAACTCTTCCACCCATTGAGAGAGACTTAGCTTTCCATGTCAATAATCTCGTCTCAAACTTTTCAACCATTAGTTTCcacattttaaaatataaccATGCTTATAGTTTGTCTTTGGCAAAATGGAGTGAAACAACTATAGCTGATAGCCGCAAGCTTTAGAAATCTTATTAAGTATAAGTTTTCAACTGTTTAGGGGTATCCGTTAGATGAGTTTTCAGCGGTGTGAATACCATTAAgtctaaatatatatatatatatatatatatatatatattgcaaaaACTACTCTACCAATTAGTAGAAGTTTCttgctctcttttttttcaaaaagagaaagatttGTTGGTAGCTAGGCATTTTCCAAGTGACAAAAAAGATTGTTTAAGTAGTTAAGAAGATTTGGTATACAAATTGACTTATAAATGAGGTGCC from Theobroma cacao cultivar B97-61/B2 chromosome 9, Criollo_cocoa_genome_V2, whole genome shotgun sequence harbors:
- the LOC18590320 gene encoding 60S ribosomal protein L10a, with the translated sequence MSKLQSDALREAISTIVAQSKEKNRKFTETIELQIGLKNYDPQKDKRFSGSVKLPHIPRPKMKICMLGDAQHVEEAEKIGLDYMDVEALKKLNKNKKLVKKLAKKYQAFLASEAIIKQIPRLLGPGLNKAGKFPTLVTHQESLESKVNETKAMVKFQLKKVLCMGVAVGNVAMEEKQIFQNVQMSVNFLVSLLKKNWQNVRCLYLKSTMGPSNRIF